A genome region from Microbacterium profundi includes the following:
- a CDS encoding ABC transporter ATP-binding protein — protein MSSRDKSVTEPVEVSVTGLTAEEQYEAELADAARLDAGGWDAPAPGKADNFGKSFGRMIGLLKPSALWFVFVSILGAIGVVLTVAAPKVLGEATNIIYEGFISKTLGDSGVPAGTSQEQVIELLRSQGQDDFANMVAAFTDFQVGAGIDFERLRWIIVAVLAIYVGAALLTWIQGYVINVIMVRTMWRLRESVEAKINRLPLSYFDKVQRGELISRVTNDIDNITTAMQQSLSGALTSVLTVVGVLVMMFSISWQLALVALVALPLMGVIFGVIGPRSQKAFGSQWRKVGRLNAWVEEAFSGHALVKVYGREKDALDKFQVENEELFQASFKAQFLSGIIMPAMTFVGSLTYVGIAVLGGLMVASGQLRLGDVQAFIQYSQQFTQPLSELGGMAAVVQSGTASAERVFDFLDADEQDPDAADAPALVEGKGVIEFENVSFSYTPERPLINDLSFRVEPGQTVAIVGPTGAGKTTLVNLIMRFYELSGGRILLDGQDISKATRSELRSRTGMVLQDPWLFAGSILENIRYGRASATDEEVLEAAKATYVDRFVHALPDGYETVLEEDAANVSAGERQLITIARAFVAKPSILILDEATSAVDTRTELLLQHAMAALRQGRTSFVIAHRLSTIRDADLILVMEHGDIVEKGSHDELIAAQGAYWRLYQSQFEQAATDIDAEEAMTGTTPVVVTGDAEPDAVPAGVADVDAEESTGL, from the coding sequence ATGAGTTCGCGAGACAAGTCGGTCACTGAGCCTGTCGAAGTGTCAGTGACCGGGCTCACCGCAGAAGAGCAGTATGAAGCCGAGCTCGCCGACGCGGCGCGTCTGGATGCCGGAGGGTGGGACGCCCCCGCCCCTGGCAAGGCCGACAACTTCGGCAAGAGCTTCGGCCGGATGATCGGTCTGCTGAAGCCCTCCGCACTCTGGTTCGTCTTCGTGTCGATCCTCGGTGCGATCGGAGTCGTGCTGACTGTCGCTGCACCGAAGGTGCTGGGCGAGGCCACCAACATCATCTACGAGGGCTTCATCTCGAAGACGCTCGGAGACAGCGGCGTTCCTGCCGGTACATCGCAGGAGCAGGTCATCGAGCTCCTGCGGTCGCAGGGTCAAGATGACTTCGCGAACATGGTCGCGGCATTCACCGACTTCCAGGTCGGCGCGGGCATCGACTTCGAGCGACTGCGTTGGATCATCGTCGCCGTGCTCGCGATCTACGTCGGCGCCGCATTGCTGACCTGGATCCAGGGCTACGTCATCAACGTCATCATGGTGCGAACGATGTGGCGCCTGCGTGAATCGGTCGAAGCGAAGATCAACCGTCTGCCGCTGTCGTACTTCGACAAGGTGCAGCGCGGAGAGCTGATCTCGCGTGTCACGAACGACATCGACAACATCACCACCGCGATGCAGCAGTCCCTCTCGGGTGCACTGACATCGGTGCTCACCGTCGTCGGCGTGCTGGTGATGATGTTCTCCATCTCGTGGCAGCTGGCCCTCGTGGCCCTCGTCGCGTTGCCCCTCATGGGCGTCATCTTCGGCGTCATCGGTCCGCGCTCGCAGAAGGCCTTCGGCTCGCAGTGGCGCAAGGTCGGTCGCCTGAACGCATGGGTGGAGGAGGCGTTCTCCGGTCACGCGCTGGTGAAGGTCTACGGCCGTGAGAAGGATGCACTCGACAAGTTCCAGGTCGAGAACGAAGAGCTGTTCCAGGCGAGCTTCAAGGCGCAGTTCCTGTCAGGCATCATCATGCCCGCCATGACCTTCGTCGGCAGCCTGACCTATGTCGGCATCGCCGTTCTCGGAGGCCTGATGGTCGCGAGCGGTCAGCTTCGCCTCGGCGACGTGCAGGCGTTCATCCAGTACTCGCAGCAGTTCACGCAGCCGCTGAGCGAGCTGGGCGGCATGGCGGCCGTGGTGCAGTCCGGCACCGCTTCGGCCGAGCGGGTGTTCGACTTCCTCGACGCCGATGAGCAGGACCCTGACGCCGCGGATGCACCCGCCCTCGTCGAGGGCAAGGGTGTCATCGAGTTCGAGAACGTCTCGTTCTCGTATACGCCGGAGCGTCCGCTCATCAACGACCTGTCGTTCCGAGTGGAGCCGGGTCAGACGGTCGCGATCGTGGGGCCGACCGGTGCAGGCAAGACGACGCTGGTGAACCTCATCATGCGCTTCTACGAGCTCAGCGGCGGCCGCATCCTGCTCGACGGTCAGGACATCTCCAAGGCGACCCGGTCCGAGCTGCGCTCGCGCACCGGAATGGTGCTGCAGGACCCGTGGCTCTTCGCCGGTTCCATCCTGGAGAACATCAGGTACGGCCGTGCGTCGGCGACCGATGAAGAGGTGCTGGAGGCGGCGAAGGCGACCTACGTCGACCGCTTCGTGCATGCGCTTCCCGACGGCTACGAGACGGTCCTCGAAGAAGATGCGGCGAACGTCTCGGCCGGCGAGCGTCAGCTCATCACGATCGCGCGAGCGTTCGTGGCGAAGCCGTCGATCCTCATCCTCGACGAGGCGACGAGCGCCGTCGACACCCGCACCGAGCTGCTGCTGCAGCACGCGATGGCAGCGCTGCGACAGGGACGCACCTCGTTCGTGATCGCGCACCGCCTGTCGACCATCCGCGACGCCGACCTCATCCTCGTGATGGAGCACGGCGACATCGTGGAGAAGGGCTCGCACGATGAGCTCATCGCCGCGCAGGGTGCGTACTGGCGGCTGTACCAGTCGCAGTTCGAGCAGGCCGCGACCGACATCGATGCCGAGGAGGCCATGACCGGCACGACCCCCGTGGTCGTCACCGGGGATGCCGAGCCGGACGCCGTTCCAGCAGGCGTGGCCGATGTCGACGCCGAGGAGTCGACGGGCCTCTGA
- a CDS encoding D-alanyl-D-alanine carboxypeptidase family protein, with product MTIEDATPETGALTRREFRAATGATDTVSPPAPPFNDDANASDPDAVDVESAEDARETAHEQTIAPVPADFSVDDVDAAAASDADIDLDEPAASAASTVRWADESQTATAFAWLDVDTVEESTRPADLDQITMREAGPDLLADARLHPTLLRARWLVPIGAVAALVLAYAATVLLWPLHEVPPIVEAAEFETVAAQVAAPAWPAAGSAGVGIAGISSVASSADAVSIASVTKVVTALMVLDRMPLQLGEQGPEFAFSYSDNVEYWDYRRADQSALDVPVGGVLTEYQMLQGTLLGSANNYVDRLARDIWGSDASFADAAATWLADRGLSGITIVTPSGFDEGNVATPEALLQLGERAMQNPVFAEIVGTVSTDIPGAGVVTNTNGMLADPGVVGIKTGTLVGWSMLTAKDVTVGDTTVHLYAAVLNQGDDEERLAVTRSLFADAETALETMAPAVPAGTVVGTVDTLWGANVDLVTDEDATVLLWNGAAASAGATLALGEQRDAGDEAGTLSVSGPLDAVEIGVSFSDALPGPSPWWRLTHPLELLGVVAD from the coding sequence GTGACCATTGAAGACGCGACGCCCGAGACCGGGGCTCTCACCCGGCGTGAGTTTCGCGCGGCCACCGGCGCGACCGACACCGTGAGCCCGCCGGCCCCGCCCTTCAACGACGACGCGAACGCATCAGATCCGGATGCTGTCGACGTCGAGTCCGCTGAGGATGCCCGGGAAACCGCGCACGAGCAGACGATCGCGCCCGTTCCCGCAGACTTCTCGGTCGATGACGTCGACGCGGCGGCTGCGTCGGATGCCGACATCGATCTCGACGAACCCGCGGCATCCGCCGCTTCCACGGTGCGGTGGGCCGACGAGAGCCAGACGGCGACCGCCTTCGCCTGGCTCGATGTCGACACCGTGGAAGAGAGCACCCGACCTGCCGATCTCGATCAGATAACGATGCGAGAGGCCGGTCCGGATCTGCTTGCCGATGCGCGACTGCACCCGACGCTGCTGCGGGCGCGCTGGCTGGTGCCGATCGGCGCCGTCGCCGCCCTGGTGCTGGCGTATGCGGCGACCGTGCTCCTGTGGCCACTGCACGAGGTGCCCCCGATCGTCGAGGCCGCCGAGTTCGAGACGGTCGCCGCGCAGGTCGCGGCTCCCGCGTGGCCGGCCGCCGGCAGCGCGGGCGTAGGGATCGCAGGGATCTCATCGGTGGCGTCCTCTGCGGATGCCGTTTCGATCGCCAGCGTGACGAAGGTGGTCACAGCCCTGATGGTGCTGGATCGGATGCCGCTTCAGCTCGGTGAACAGGGACCCGAGTTCGCGTTCAGCTACAGCGACAACGTCGAGTACTGGGACTACCGCCGTGCAGATCAGTCGGCGCTGGACGTGCCGGTCGGCGGAGTGCTCACCGAGTACCAGATGCTGCAGGGAACGCTGCTCGGTTCGGCGAACAACTACGTCGATCGCCTGGCCCGCGACATCTGGGGCTCAGATGCCAGCTTCGCGGACGCCGCGGCGACGTGGCTTGCCGACCGCGGGCTCTCCGGCATCACGATCGTGACACCGTCGGGCTTCGATGAGGGCAACGTCGCCACTCCCGAAGCCCTGCTGCAGCTCGGCGAGCGCGCGATGCAGAACCCGGTGTTCGCGGAGATCGTCGGAACGGTCAGCACCGACATCCCGGGTGCCGGCGTCGTCACGAACACGAACGGGATGCTCGCGGACCCTGGTGTCGTTGGCATCAAGACAGGAACCCTCGTGGGGTGGAGCATGCTCACCGCGAAGGATGTCACTGTCGGCGACACCACCGTGCATCTCTACGCCGCCGTGCTGAATCAGGGCGATGACGAGGAGCGTCTCGCCGTGACCCGTTCCCTGTTCGCCGATGCCGAGACCGCACTCGAGACCATGGCACCTGCGGTTCCGGCCGGGACGGTCGTCGGCACGGTCGACACGCTGTGGGGTGCGAACGTCGATCTCGTCACGGACGAAGACGCGACGGTGCTGCTGTGGAACGGGGCTGCCGCCAGCGCCGGCGCGACGCTCGCTCTCGGCGAGCAGCGTGACGCCGGCGACGAGGCGGGCACGCTCAGCGTGAGCGGCCCGCTGGATGCCGTCGAGATCGGCGTATCGTTCTCAGATGCGCTGCCCGGCCCGAGTCCGTGGTGGCGTCTGACGCACCCGCTCGAACTTCTCGGGGTCGTGGCCGACTGA
- a CDS encoding ECF transporter S component, giving the protein MSTSTRTPNATSTGTGANPWRWRVVDIVVAAVLGVAVGLLFWGWNVVGGAWFGAADAVTPGLGGVAVGIWLIGGVIGGLVIRKPGAALVVEVVAAIVSMLIGNVWGVSTVLSGLVQGLGAELIFALFLYRRFGLGVAALAGVGAGVAAWVFELFYGGSPNILKSLEFNTIYLVCVAVSGAILAGVVGWLLVRALAKTGALSRFAAGRELAREV; this is encoded by the coding sequence ATGAGCACGTCTACACGCACGCCCAATGCCACATCCACCGGCACCGGCGCGAATCCCTGGCGCTGGCGCGTCGTCGACATCGTCGTCGCCGCAGTGCTCGGCGTCGCGGTCGGTCTGCTCTTCTGGGGATGGAATGTCGTCGGCGGCGCCTGGTTCGGCGCTGCGGATGCCGTGACACCGGGGCTCGGCGGCGTCGCGGTCGGCATCTGGCTGATCGGTGGCGTCATCGGCGGCCTCGTGATCCGCAAGCCGGGCGCAGCCCTCGTCGTCGAGGTGGTCGCCGCGATCGTCTCGATGCTCATCGGCAACGTCTGGGGCGTCTCGACGGTTCTGTCCGGCCTCGTGCAGGGCCTCGGCGCCGAGCTCATCTTCGCGCTGTTCCTGTACCGCCGGTTCGGGCTCGGTGTCGCAGCCCTCGCCGGTGTCGGCGCTGGCGTCGCCGCCTGGGTGTTCGAGCTGTTCTACGGCGGCTCACCGAACATCCTCAAGTCCCTCGAGTTCAACACGATCTACCTCGTATGCGTCGCCGTGTCCGGCGCGATCCTCGCCGGAGTCGTCGGCTGGCTGCTCGTGCGCGCGCTGGCGAAGACCGGAGCGCTCAGCCGCTTCGCCGCGGGCAGAGAACTCGCGCGCGAGGTCTGA
- a CDS encoding ABC transporter ATP-binding protein: MTDATPARVQAAGWGWRYAGRKRPAVSDVSFAIEPGERVLLLGASGAGKSTMLAGLAGVLGDADEGERTGSLLIDGAAPESRRGQAGLVMQDPDAGIVLSKVGDDVAFGCENLGIPASDIPARVAEALEAVGLEVPLRRPTEALSGGQKQRLVLAGVLAMRPGLLLLDEPTANLDPEGVAEVRASVERVVDATGATLIVVEHRTPVWVGLMTRVIVLAADGGLLADGSPAQVFAEHGPALADAGVWVPDQPLELPVLPAAPDAAESVLSATGLAIARTSRTVVRSGLDVRVPRGNATVITGPNGVGKSTLALTLAGLIPEQDGEVVAASPLAGRGGRRPFRWTSRELLTRIGTVFQEPEHQFLTQTLHDELSVGPKALGWDAARTASVVDALLERLHLSDLALANPFTLSGGQKRRLSVATVLAASPEVIVLDEPTFGQDRRGWIELVALLQEEIASGTSVVAVTHDAGVIRHLGGHRIVLEQAS, encoded by the coding sequence ATGACCGATGCCACCCCGGCCCGCGTGCAGGCTGCGGGCTGGGGCTGGCGCTACGCGGGGCGCAAGCGTCCCGCCGTCAGCGACGTCTCCTTCGCGATCGAGCCCGGCGAGCGCGTGCTGCTGCTCGGTGCATCCGGTGCGGGCAAGTCGACCATGCTCGCCGGGCTCGCGGGGGTGCTCGGCGACGCTGACGAGGGTGAGCGCACCGGGTCGCTGCTGATCGATGGCGCGGCTCCCGAGTCACGTCGAGGGCAGGCGGGCCTCGTCATGCAGGACCCGGATGCCGGCATCGTGCTGTCGAAGGTCGGCGACGATGTCGCATTCGGATGCGAGAATCTCGGCATTCCGGCATCCGATATCCCCGCGCGCGTGGCCGAGGCGCTCGAGGCCGTGGGCCTGGAGGTGCCGCTGCGTCGCCCTACTGAAGCACTCTCCGGCGGGCAGAAGCAGCGTCTGGTGCTCGCCGGTGTGCTGGCCATGCGGCCGGGACTGCTGCTGCTCGACGAGCCCACCGCGAACCTCGACCCTGAAGGAGTCGCGGAGGTGCGGGCGAGCGTCGAGCGGGTCGTCGATGCCACCGGCGCGACGCTGATCGTCGTCGAACATCGCACGCCGGTCTGGGTGGGACTGATGACCCGTGTCATCGTCCTCGCCGCCGACGGCGGCCTTCTCGCGGACGGCTCGCCCGCGCAGGTGTTCGCCGAGCATGGGCCAGCGCTGGCGGACGCCGGAGTGTGGGTGCCCGATCAGCCCCTCGAACTGCCGGTGCTTCCCGCGGCACCGGATGCGGCCGAGTCCGTTCTCTCCGCGACCGGACTCGCGATCGCGCGTACGTCGCGAACCGTCGTCCGGTCCGGGCTCGACGTTCGCGTGCCGCGCGGGAATGCGACCGTGATCACCGGCCCGAACGGCGTCGGCAAGTCGACGCTCGCGCTCACGCTCGCCGGTCTCATCCCGGAGCAGGACGGTGAGGTCGTCGCAGCCTCGCCTCTTGCGGGACGCGGCGGGCGCCGGCCGTTCCGGTGGACGTCTCGCGAGCTGCTCACGCGCATCGGCACGGTCTTCCAGGAGCCGGAGCACCAGTTCCTCACCCAGACACTGCATGACGAACTCAGCGTCGGACCGAAGGCGTTGGGTTGGGATGCCGCGCGCACCGCGTCCGTCGTCGACGCGCTGCTCGAGCGACTGCACCTGTCGGATCTCGCTCTCGCGAACCCGTTCACCCTGTCGGGTGGGCAGAAGCGTCGGCTGTCCGTCGCGACGGTGCTCGCGGCATCCCCCGAGGTGATCGTGCTCGACGAGCCGACCTTCGGTCAGGATCGGCGAGGCTGGATCGAGCTGGTCGCGCTGTTGCAGGAGGAGATCGCATCGGGCACCTCGGTCGTCGCCGTGACGCACGATGCGGGCGTGATCCGTCACCTCGGTGGGCATCGGATCGTGCTGGAGCAGGCCTCGTGA
- a CDS encoding energy-coupling factor transporter transmembrane component T family protein has translation MSTGVEIEEKVRGAWLDGVNPVTKLVLALLLSVPLFASIDVVSGLVAIGLQLLCLPLTGLRWGTVLKRLLPLVIFAPVAGLSMLLYAEPAGRIYWSFGFATISEDSVSLAIAVSLRVLALGLPTILLFGRTDPTELADALAQVAKLPSRFVLGVLAGTRMLGLFLDDWRTMGLARRARGVGDRGALRRFFSMAFVLLVFAVRRGTKLAMAMEARGFGSGIQRTWSRPSQLHARDGVALLGGAVIMALALAAAVALGTFRFVWS, from the coding sequence GTGAGCACAGGCGTCGAAATCGAGGAGAAGGTGCGCGGCGCGTGGCTCGACGGCGTGAATCCCGTGACGAAGCTGGTGCTCGCGCTGCTGCTGTCCGTGCCGCTGTTCGCGTCGATCGACGTCGTGAGCGGGCTCGTCGCGATCGGGCTGCAGCTATTGTGCCTGCCGCTCACCGGTCTGCGATGGGGCACTGTGTTGAAGCGTCTGCTTCCGCTTGTGATCTTCGCGCCGGTCGCCGGGCTCAGCATGCTGCTGTACGCGGAACCGGCCGGACGCATCTACTGGAGCTTCGGCTTCGCGACCATCAGTGAGGACTCCGTCAGCCTCGCGATCGCGGTGAGCCTGCGCGTCTTGGCGCTGGGGCTGCCGACGATCCTGCTGTTCGGCCGCACCGACCCGACCGAGCTGGCGGATGCTCTCGCGCAGGTCGCGAAGCTGCCCAGCCGGTTCGTGCTCGGCGTGCTCGCAGGCACCCGGATGCTGGGGCTGTTCCTCGACGACTGGCGCACGATGGGTCTCGCCCGCCGTGCACGCGGCGTCGGCGATCGAGGTGCGCTGAGGCGGTTCTTCTCGATGGCATTCGTGCTGCTCGTCTTCGCGGTCAGGCGCGGCACGAAGCTGGCGATGGCGATGGAGGCGCGCGGGTTCGGATCCGGCATCCAGCGCACCTGGTCCCGGCCGTCGCAGCTGCACGCGCGCGACGGCGTCGCGCTGCTCGGTGGCGCGGTGATCATGGCGCTCGCGCTCGCCGCGGCCGTGGCGCTGGGCACGTTCCGGTTCGTCTGGAGCTGA
- a CDS encoding aminoglycoside 3'-phosphotransferase: MSIPSAHIEVPRRVRELAGRAALAPVWHNNIGGLTYRTDDGRFIKYGPLDAEANMRDEAERMRWASRWTPVPEVIEQGEDATHEWLVTVAIAGESAVVARWIAEPATAVRAVGEGLRALHDALPTGECAWSWGVPARIANAEARGIRIPEALHKAPAVDRLVVCHGDACVPNTLLDADGRWRAHVDLAALGTADRWADIAVASMSTTWNYGPGWDEALIEAYGIEPDRERLAYYRDMWNAT, translated from the coding sequence GTGAGCATCCCCTCCGCGCACATCGAAGTGCCGCGGCGGGTGCGCGAGCTCGCGGGGCGCGCGGCGCTCGCGCCCGTGTGGCACAACAACATCGGCGGACTCACGTACCGCACCGACGATGGGCGCTTCATCAAGTACGGTCCCCTCGATGCCGAGGCGAACATGCGCGACGAGGCGGAGCGCATGCGCTGGGCCTCCCGGTGGACCCCGGTGCCAGAGGTCATCGAACAGGGAGAGGATGCCACCCACGAGTGGCTTGTCACGGTCGCCATTGCCGGCGAAAGCGCTGTCGTGGCCCGTTGGATCGCCGAGCCCGCAACGGCTGTGAGAGCCGTCGGGGAGGGTCTGCGAGCACTGCACGATGCACTGCCGACCGGCGAATGCGCATGGAGCTGGGGCGTACCCGCCCGAATCGCGAATGCCGAAGCACGCGGCATCCGCATACCCGAAGCGCTGCACAAGGCCCCGGCCGTCGATCGCCTCGTCGTCTGCCATGGCGACGCGTGCGTGCCCAACACCCTGCTCGACGCCGACGGGCGCTGGCGCGCGCACGTCGACCTCGCCGCACTCGGTACCGCCGACCGCTGGGCCGACATCGCGGTGGCATCCATGAGCACGACGTGGAACTACGGCCCCGGGTGGGACGAAGCGCTGATCGAGGCGTACGGCATCGAGCCCGACCGCGAGCGACTGGCGTACTACCGCGACATGTGGAATGCGACGTGA
- a CDS encoding DUF488 domain-containing protein, producing the protein MQLRRKRAYDNAEAADGFRVLVDRLWPRGLAKERAEIDLWAKDTAPSPELRKAWHAASDDDWGVYADRYRAELENETAPALEELAAELKQHDLVTLVYAAHDEERNHAVVLEQALSELL; encoded by the coding sequence ATGCAACTGCGTCGCAAGCGAGCCTACGACAACGCCGAGGCGGCTGACGGTTTCCGCGTGCTGGTGGACCGGCTGTGGCCGCGAGGCCTGGCGAAGGAACGGGCCGAGATCGATCTGTGGGCCAAGGACACCGCTCCCAGCCCCGAACTGCGCAAGGCCTGGCACGCAGCATCCGACGATGACTGGGGCGTATACGCCGACCGCTATCGCGCGGAACTGGAAAATGAGACCGCACCCGCACTCGAAGAGCTCGCAGCCGAACTGAAGCAGCACGACCTCGTCACCCTCGTCTATGCCGCCCATGACGAGGAGCGCAACCACGCGGTCGTGCTCGAGCAGGCACTGAGCGAACTGCTGTGA
- a CDS encoding SDR family NAD(P)-dependent oxidoreductase, whose protein sequence is MHVQGSGALITGGASGLGLATARALAAAGAHVTLLDLPSSQGAELAAELGGTFAAGDVTSPADAASAAASANAAAPLRIVVNCAGIAPPAKVLDRDGKPAVLVDFERVIRINLVGTFNVISQASAVIAKNGPSTGSGTDDSGDRGVIINTASVAAFDGQIGQPAYAASKGGVHAMTLPIARELARHSIRVCTIAPGIMETPMLAGLPEAAQDSLGQQVPYPARLGRPAEYAALAMSIIENDYLNGETIRLDGAIRMAPK, encoded by the coding sequence ATGCACGTCCAGGGATCCGGAGCACTTATCACGGGCGGCGCGTCAGGCCTCGGCCTCGCCACCGCGCGCGCGCTCGCCGCAGCCGGCGCGCACGTGACGCTGCTCGATCTTCCTTCATCTCAGGGCGCTGAGCTGGCCGCAGAGCTGGGCGGCACGTTCGCCGCTGGCGATGTCACAAGCCCCGCGGATGCCGCGTCCGCCGCCGCATCCGCGAACGCAGCGGCTCCGCTGCGCATCGTCGTGAACTGCGCCGGCATCGCCCCGCCCGCGAAGGTGCTCGATCGCGACGGCAAGCCCGCCGTGCTCGTGGACTTCGAACGCGTGATCCGCATCAACCTCGTGGGCACGTTCAACGTCATCTCGCAGGCATCCGCCGTGATCGCGAAGAACGGCCCTTCGACCGGCTCAGGGACCGATGACTCCGGCGATCGCGGCGTCATCATCAACACCGCATCCGTCGCCGCGTTCGACGGACAGATCGGCCAGCCCGCGTATGCAGCGTCGAAGGGCGGCGTGCATGCCATGACGCTGCCGATCGCGCGCGAGCTCGCCCGTCACAGCATCCGTGTGTGCACGATCGCGCCCGGCATCATGGAGACGCCGATGCTCGCCGGTCTCCCCGAAGCCGCGCAGGATTCTCTCGGGCAGCAGGTGCCGTATCCCGCACGACTCGGCCGCCCTGCCGAGTACGCGGCACTGGCCATGAGCATCATCGAGAACGACTATCTCAATGGCGAGACGATCCGCCTGGACGGCGCGATCCGGATGGCACCGAAGTAG
- a CDS encoding SDR family oxidoreductase → MSNLAGKTILMSGGSRGIGLAIALRAAADGANIAMLAKTDTPHPKLEGTIHTAAEQIRAAGGNALPIVGDVREDDDITEAVMKTQGEFGGIDIVLNNASVIDLSRSLDLGAKKYDLMQDVNVRGTFMLSRAAIPQLRESSNPHILSLSPPLNPTPKWLGAHAGYSLAKFGMTMVTLGLAAEFASDGIAANTLWPRTTIATAAVQNLLGGDKVMAASRTPQIYADAAYAVLTKTAAEYTGQSLIVEDVLEADGVTDFSGYAAVPGTPDDRLFPDIFLG, encoded by the coding sequence ATGAGCAACCTCGCAGGCAAGACGATCCTGATGTCGGGCGGCAGCCGCGGCATCGGTCTGGCGATCGCGCTGCGCGCGGCGGCGGACGGCGCGAACATCGCGATGCTCGCCAAGACAGACACCCCGCATCCGAAGCTCGAGGGCACGATCCACACGGCCGCCGAGCAGATCCGTGCGGCCGGTGGCAACGCTCTGCCGATCGTCGGTGACGTGCGCGAGGACGATGACATCACCGAGGCCGTCATGAAGACGCAGGGCGAGTTCGGCGGCATCGACATCGTGCTCAACAACGCGAGCGTGATCGATCTCTCGCGCTCGCTCGATCTCGGTGCGAAGAAGTACGACCTGATGCAGGACGTCAATGTGCGCGGTACGTTCATGCTTTCGCGCGCGGCGATCCCGCAGCTGCGCGAGTCGTCGAACCCGCACATCCTGTCGCTGTCGCCGCCGCTCAACCCGACGCCGAAGTGGCTCGGCGCGCACGCCGGTTACTCGCTGGCGAAGTTCGGCATGACCATGGTGACGCTCGGCCTCGCGGCGGAGTTCGCCTCGGACGGCATCGCGGCCAACACGCTGTGGCCGCGAACGACGATCGCGACCGCTGCGGTGCAGAATCTGCTCGGCGGCGACAAGGTGATGGCCGCGAGTCGCACGCCCCAGATCTATGCGGATGCCGCATATGCCGTGCTCACGAAGACCGCTGCCGAGTACACCGGGCAGAGCCTGATCGTGGAGGACGTGCTGGAGGCCGACGGTGTGACCGACTTCTCCGGCTACGCCGCAGTGCCCGGTACGCCCGACGACCGGCTCTTCCCCGACATCTTCCTCGGCTGA